One Corynebacterium appendicis CIP 107643 DNA window includes the following coding sequences:
- a CDS encoding glycosyltransferase family 4 protein, translating to MTGSGVPLRELGLVILVAAVLSYLATGPIRSLLVRTGRIAEIRERDVHTQPTPSLGGVAMFTGFLSAVYLAMQLPALTRGFAPVTPEMTAVVIGAFLIVVVGIIDDLYELGALSKFFGQVVAAVTMSVMGLTFNVFYLPFDGGTTLVLDQTQGIVVSSLIIVMLINAFNFVDGIDGLAAGLGMISGAAILVFSLTVLHDQGGAVSAYPPAIICAAVVGMCAGFLPHNYEPARIFMGDSGAMLIGLLLAAASISASGKINMSLYGTADFVALISPFIVVVAAVALPVVDLVMAVFRRVSQGKSPFAADRQHIHHRLLALGHTHRRTVLVLYIWVSAIAFGAVSFSVIPPRYAAGLLIAAILLAAGATAVPAMKGKIGPAR from the coding sequence ATGACCGGATCAGGTGTTCCGCTCCGGGAGCTGGGGCTGGTCATCCTCGTTGCCGCGGTTCTGAGCTATCTCGCGACAGGCCCCATCCGCTCCCTGCTCGTGCGCACCGGCCGCATCGCCGAAATCCGCGAGCGCGACGTGCACACCCAGCCGACCCCGAGCCTCGGCGGCGTCGCCATGTTCACCGGCTTCCTGTCCGCCGTGTATCTCGCAATGCAGCTGCCAGCGCTCACCCGCGGCTTCGCCCCCGTCACTCCAGAGATGACGGCCGTGGTGATCGGGGCGTTCCTCATCGTCGTCGTCGGCATTATCGACGACCTTTACGAGCTCGGCGCCCTCTCCAAGTTCTTCGGCCAAGTCGTCGCGGCCGTGACCATGTCAGTCATGGGCCTGACCTTCAACGTCTTCTATCTTCCGTTCGACGGCGGGACGACACTGGTCCTTGACCAGACACAGGGCATTGTGGTGTCGTCGCTGATCATTGTGATGCTCATCAACGCCTTCAACTTTGTCGACGGCATCGACGGGCTCGCCGCCGGGCTCGGCATGATCTCGGGCGCCGCGATCCTGGTGTTCTCCCTGACCGTGCTCCACGACCAGGGCGGCGCCGTCTCGGCGTACCCGCCCGCGATCATTTGCGCGGCGGTGGTAGGCATGTGCGCCGGCTTCCTCCCGCACAATTACGAGCCCGCGCGCATCTTCATGGGGGATTCGGGCGCCATGCTAATCGGGCTGTTGCTGGCTGCCGCGTCGATCTCCGCGTCCGGCAAGATCAATATGTCGCTCTACGGCACCGCCGACTTCGTGGCGTTGATCAGCCCCTTCATCGTCGTCGTGGCGGCGGTGGCGCTCCCGGTGGTCGACCTCGTCATGGCCGTTTTCCGCCGCGTTTCCCAGGGCAAGAGCCCGTTCGCCGCCGACCGGCAGCACATCCATCACCGGTTGCTTGCGCTCGGGCACACACACCGGCGCACCGTGCTGGTGCTGTACATATGGGTCTCCGCGATCGCGTTCGGCGCAGTGAGCTTCTCCGTCATCCCGCCGCGCTACGCCGCGGGCCTGCTCATCGCCGCGATCCTCCTCGCGGCCGGGGCCACCGCTGTGCCCGCGATGAAGGGGAAGATCGGGCCCGCCCGGTAG
- a CDS encoding F0F1 ATP synthase subunit delta: MRAASRESQTRVAEKLDAFLRNVGDTVSIAAQVGTELFLVVDQLEDHRPLRVAVADTSLKPEQRSGMISDVFGGKVADATLTVLKQAAEQDWSTPREFREGLVHLGRRALLRGAESENKLELVENELFALSRLLEREGELTQLLSDRRATADQKRQLLASVLYGKVTMYTEALALQVIGRPEHNPVDDIAAVSRESAELTGKTVAEVASATELTDAQRDALADKLGKIYGREMAIHSEVDPSLLGGVTIRVGDELIDGSTRGKLQRLRADMAANTAY; the protein is encoded by the coding sequence ATGAGAGCAGCTAGCCGCGAATCCCAGACTCGGGTTGCCGAGAAACTGGACGCATTTCTGCGCAACGTCGGCGACACCGTCTCCATCGCCGCGCAGGTGGGCACCGAACTGTTCCTCGTTGTGGACCAGCTCGAAGACCACCGTCCTCTGCGCGTCGCAGTGGCAGACACCTCCCTCAAGCCGGAGCAGCGCTCGGGCATGATCAGCGACGTCTTCGGCGGCAAGGTGGCCGACGCCACGCTCACCGTCCTGAAGCAGGCCGCTGAGCAGGACTGGTCGACCCCGCGCGAATTCCGCGAGGGCCTCGTCCACCTGGGTCGCCGGGCACTCCTTCGTGGCGCCGAGAGCGAGAACAAGCTTGAGCTCGTTGAAAACGAGCTCTTCGCGCTGTCCCGCCTTCTCGAGCGCGAAGGTGAGCTGACCCAGCTGCTGTCCGACCGCCGCGCAACCGCAGACCAGAAGCGCCAGCTTCTGGCGAGTGTCCTGTACGGCAAGGTGACCATGTACACCGAGGCGCTCGCGCTGCAGGTGATTGGCCGCCCCGAGCACAACCCGGTCGACGACATCGCCGCAGTCTCGCGCGAGTCCGCCGAGCTGACGGGAAAGACGGTTGCGGAGGTCGCATCCGCGACAGAGCTGACCGATGCGCAGCGTGACGCACTGGCAGACAAGCTAGGCAAGATTTACGGCCGCGAGATGGCCATCCACTCCGAGGTTGACCCCAGCCTCCTCGGCGGTGTGACCATCCGCGTTGGCGACGAGCTTATCGACGGCTCCACGCGCGGCAAACTGCAGCGCCTGCGTGCCGACATGGCCGCCAACACGGCTTACTAA
- a CDS encoding F0F1 ATP synthase subunit epsilon, translating into MAEITAHLVSVERMLWSGEAKIVTAQTSEGEIGVLPGHEPFLGQLKENGVVTITPVDGDKIVAAVQGGFVSVTGDKVTILADYAIFADEVDSNQEFDEEDPTSKARHDAEQAALRRSGNA; encoded by the coding sequence ATGGCTGAAATCACCGCGCACCTCGTTTCGGTTGAGCGCATGTTGTGGTCTGGCGAGGCGAAGATCGTCACCGCCCAGACCTCCGAAGGTGAGATCGGCGTGCTGCCCGGCCACGAGCCGTTCTTGGGCCAGCTCAAGGAAAACGGTGTCGTGACCATCACCCCGGTCGACGGCGACAAGATCGTCGCGGCCGTTCAGGGTGGGTTCGTCTCGGTGACTGGCGATAAGGTCACCATCTTGGCGGATTACGCAATTTTCGCCGATGAGGTCGATTCCAATCAGGAGTTCGACGAGGAGGATCCCACGTCGAAGGCACGCCACGACGCAGAGCAAGCAGCTTTGCGACGAAGCGGCAACGCCTAG
- a CDS encoding DUF2550 domain-containing protein translates to MKLLGFLFGAVLIVLIAGALWRFLTVRNNGTPALLRKLPATGTHGWRHGIAAYKGETVRFFKLRSFSFSADMELNRSILSITGNRQATETERHFMPGVEVVVSFSSAGEDYEFATDRHAGMALVSWVESAPDRRKVRPDMHRLRSRVFKGGLGSL, encoded by the coding sequence ATGAAGCTTCTCGGGTTCCTCTTCGGCGCGGTACTGATAGTGCTGATCGCCGGTGCGCTGTGGAGGTTCCTGACGGTCCGCAACAACGGCACTCCAGCGCTGCTTCGCAAGTTGCCGGCGACCGGCACACACGGTTGGCGCCACGGAATCGCCGCGTACAAAGGCGAAACCGTGCGCTTTTTCAAGTTGCGCTCGTTTTCGTTTTCGGCGGATATGGAGCTGAACCGCTCCATACTGTCGATCACTGGCAATAGGCAGGCCACTGAGACGGAACGGCATTTCATGCCGGGCGTCGAGGTGGTCGTTTCGTTTTCTTCAGCAGGCGAGGATTATGAGTTCGCCACTGACCGCCATGCCGGCATGGCGCTGGTGTCGTGGGTGGAGTCAGCCCCGGACAGGCGGAAGGTGCGCCCGGATATGCACAGGCTCCGCAGCCGGGTCTTCAAAGGCGGTCTGGGGAGTTTGTAA
- the atpB gene encoding F0F1 ATP synthase subunit A, with product MRGSFHAPELDPEFFPGQYYGHIIGEDFLGGWFALDRIMIVRLFMAAVLIILFLLAFRKPQLVPKGLQNFGELAVDFVRVQIAEDILGKKEGRRFLPVIATIFFTVLFMNVATIIPGLNISPSSRIGLPIVLALVGYITMIYAGASRYGFGKYVKHSLVIPNLPPVLHLLVVPIEFFSTFILRPVTLALRLMANFLAGHIILVLLYSATNFFFWQLNGWTAMSGLTLVAAVLFTLYELIVIFLQAYIFALLVAVYIELSLHADSH from the coding sequence ATGAGGGGCAGCTTCCACGCACCCGAATTGGACCCAGAATTTTTCCCGGGGCAATACTACGGCCACATCATCGGGGAAGACTTCCTCGGTGGTTGGTTCGCGCTGGATCGCATCATGATCGTCCGCCTGTTCATGGCGGCCGTCCTGATCATCCTTTTCCTGCTGGCCTTCCGGAAACCGCAGCTGGTTCCCAAGGGTCTGCAGAACTTCGGTGAGCTCGCAGTGGACTTCGTCCGGGTGCAGATCGCCGAAGACATCTTGGGCAAGAAAGAAGGCCGCCGATTCTTGCCGGTAATCGCGACCATCTTCTTCACGGTCCTCTTCATGAACGTTGCCACGATCATTCCGGGGTTGAACATCTCGCCGAGCTCGCGAATCGGTCTTCCGATCGTGCTCGCGCTGGTGGGCTACATCACGATGATCTACGCAGGCGCATCGCGCTACGGATTCGGCAAATACGTGAAGCACTCGCTCGTGATCCCCAACTTGCCACCCGTGCTCCACCTCCTGGTGGTGCCGATCGAGTTCTTCTCGACATTCATTCTGCGTCCGGTCACCCTGGCTCTTCGTCTCATGGCGAACTTCCTGGCCGGCCACATCATTCTCGTCCTGCTGTACTCCGCCACGAACTTCTTCTTCTGGCAGCTCAACGGCTGGACGGCGATGAGCGGTCTCACACTGGTCGCAGCGGTCCTGTTCACCCTGTACGAGTTGATTGTCATCTTCCTGCAGGCGTACATCTTCGCCCTTCTGGTCGCGGTGTACATCGAACTGTCGCTGCACGCAGATTCGCACTAG
- a CDS encoding F0F1 ATP synthase subunit B, translating to MTNVIYLLAAEEAEDFPLEGGNSILLPKNYDLVWSLVVFIIIFLLFWKFVLPKFQEVLAEREDRIKGGIERAESAQAQAKAALEKNNAQLAEARAEAAEIREAARQKGKEIEAEARANAEAESRRIVENGEKQLQASREQVIAELRNDLGQNSITLAEELLGEELSDTTRRSNTIDSFLSQLDTVSARSATRK from the coding sequence ATGACGAACGTCATCTACCTACTTGCGGCCGAGGAGGCCGAGGACTTTCCGCTCGAGGGCGGAAACTCCATCCTCCTGCCCAAGAACTACGACCTCGTCTGGTCCCTCGTTGTCTTCATCATCATCTTCCTGCTCTTCTGGAAGTTCGTTCTTCCGAAGTTCCAGGAAGTCCTCGCAGAGCGCGAAGACAGGATCAAGGGCGGCATTGAGCGCGCCGAGTCCGCTCAAGCACAGGCCAAGGCTGCTCTTGAGAAGAACAACGCACAGCTCGCTGAAGCACGCGCCGAAGCCGCCGAGATCCGCGAAGCAGCCCGCCAGAAGGGCAAGGAGATCGAGGCAGAAGCCCGCGCCAACGCAGAGGCAGAGTCCCGCCGCATCGTCGAAAACGGCGAGAAGCAGCTCCAGGCCTCCCGCGAGCAGGTCATCGCCGAACTGCGCAACGATCTGGGCCAGAACTCCATCACGCTGGCAGAGGAACTCCTCGGTGAAGAGCTGTCGGACACCACCCGACGCTCCAACACCATCGATTCTTTCCTGAGCCAGCTGGATACCGTCTCCGCCCGCTCGGCGACGCGGAAGTGA
- a CDS encoding F0F1 ATP synthase subunit gamma — protein sequence MATLRELRDRIRSVNSTKKITKAQELIATSRITKAQQRVEAAQPYANEMQDMMERLVSATNLDHPMLRERENGKVAAMLVVTSDRGMAGGYNHNVLKKAGELERMLRDNGYDVVRYITGGKGVSHYDFRDQEIAGEWTGWSQDPSWESTHDVRQHMIQGFEASSDGEAKWRDGLRGTEGQAVRGFDQVHVVYTEFVSMLSQEATVHQLLPIEPVFEDVEFEQQDLLNTSGNALPDMDFEPDADSLMDKLLPAYVSRSLYSIFLEASAAESASRRTAMKNATDNATELAGELSREANQLRQAKITQEITEIIGGAGALSGSGESD from the coding sequence ATGGCTACACTTCGCGAACTGCGCGACCGAATCAGGTCAGTCAATTCCACGAAGAAAATCACCAAGGCCCAGGAGCTGATCGCGACATCGCGCATCACCAAAGCCCAGCAGCGCGTTGAGGCGGCGCAGCCGTACGCCAACGAGATGCAGGACATGATGGAGCGTCTCGTGTCCGCGACAAACCTGGACCACCCGATGCTTCGTGAACGCGAAAACGGCAAGGTGGCGGCGATGCTCGTGGTCACGTCCGACCGTGGCATGGCCGGTGGCTACAACCACAACGTGCTCAAAAAGGCTGGCGAACTGGAGCGCATGCTCCGGGACAACGGCTACGACGTGGTCCGCTATATCACCGGCGGCAAAGGCGTCAGTCACTACGACTTCCGCGATCAGGAGATCGCGGGAGAGTGGACCGGCTGGTCCCAGGACCCGTCGTGGGAGTCCACCCACGACGTACGCCAGCACATGATCCAGGGCTTCGAAGCCAGCTCCGACGGTGAAGCGAAATGGCGTGACGGCCTACGCGGCACCGAGGGGCAGGCGGTCCGGGGCTTTGACCAGGTGCACGTTGTGTACACAGAGTTCGTGTCCATGCTGTCGCAGGAGGCGACTGTTCACCAGTTGCTCCCCATCGAGCCCGTCTTCGAAGATGTCGAGTTCGAGCAGCAGGATCTGCTGAACACGTCGGGCAACGCGTTGCCGGACATGGATTTCGAGCCGGATGCAGATTCCCTGATGGATAAGCTGCTTCCCGCGTACGTCTCCAGGTCGCTCTACTCGATCTTCCTGGAGGCGTCGGCAGCGGAGTCCGCGTCTCGACGCACCGCGATGAAGAACGCGACGGACAACGCAACCGAACTGGCCGGCGAGCTTTCGCGTGAAGCGAACCAGCTCCGTCAGGCGAAGATTACCCAGGAAATCACCGAGATTATCGGCGGCGCTGGCGCGTTGTCCGGTAGCGGAGAAAGTGACTAG
- the atpA gene encoding F0F1 ATP synthase subunit alpha translates to MLEQSTESRKNMAELTISSDEIRSAIANYTSSYSAEASREEVGVVTSAADGIAQVSGLPGCMTNELLEFPNGVIGVAQNLDTDTIGVVVLGNFETLTEGDKVVRTGEVLSIPVGEQFLGRVINPLGQPIDGLGPIEAEEERVLELQAASVLDRQPVEEPMQTGIKAIDAMTPIGRGQRQLIIGDRKTGKTAVCIDTILNQKAYWETGDKTKQVRCIYVAIGQKGSTIAGVRRTLEENGALEYTTIVAAPASDSAGFKWLAPFAGAALGQHWMYQGNHVLVIYDDLTKQAEAYRAISLLLRRPPGREAYPGDVFYLHSRLLERAAKLNDELGAGSLTALPIIETKANDVGAFIPTNVISITDGQCFLQSDLFNQGVRPAIDVGISVSRVGGAAQTKGMKKVAGNLRLDLAAYRDLESFAAFASDLDDASKRQLERGQRLVELLKQSENSPQPVEYQIISIYLANEGAFDSVPVEDVRRYEAELHETVRAEAPEVYDQIEGGVALSDESKETLKSVNERFARAFQPTDEEHVVREPEAKPLDESDVSKHQINVSRKSQKRD, encoded by the coding sequence ATGCTGGAACAATCTACCGAGAGCAGGAAGAACATGGCGGAGCTGACGATCTCCTCCGATGAGATCCGTAGCGCGATAGCGAACTACACCTCGAGCTACTCCGCGGAGGCCTCCCGTGAGGAGGTCGGCGTGGTGACGTCGGCTGCAGATGGCATTGCCCAGGTTTCCGGGCTGCCGGGCTGCATGACCAACGAGCTGCTTGAGTTCCCGAACGGCGTCATCGGCGTCGCACAGAACCTCGACACCGACACGATCGGCGTGGTGGTCCTGGGTAATTTCGAGACCCTCACCGAGGGCGACAAAGTTGTACGGACCGGAGAGGTCCTGTCCATTCCGGTCGGGGAACAGTTCCTCGGCCGCGTGATCAATCCCCTGGGTCAGCCCATCGACGGCCTGGGCCCGATCGAGGCTGAAGAAGAGCGCGTGCTCGAGCTTCAGGCCGCGAGTGTCCTCGACCGCCAGCCGGTCGAGGAGCCGATGCAGACGGGCATCAAGGCGATCGACGCAATGACGCCGATCGGCCGTGGTCAGCGCCAGCTGATCATTGGTGACCGCAAGACCGGTAAGACCGCGGTCTGCATCGACACCATCCTCAACCAGAAGGCCTACTGGGAGACGGGCGACAAGACGAAGCAGGTCCGCTGCATCTACGTCGCCATCGGCCAGAAGGGCTCGACCATCGCAGGTGTGCGCCGCACCCTCGAGGAGAACGGTGCCCTGGAGTACACCACCATCGTGGCTGCTCCGGCTTCCGACTCCGCGGGCTTCAAGTGGCTCGCTCCGTTCGCTGGCGCCGCGCTCGGTCAGCATTGGATGTACCAGGGCAACCACGTCTTGGTCATCTACGACGATCTGACCAAGCAGGCTGAGGCCTACCGCGCGATTTCCCTTCTGCTCCGCCGCCCGCCGGGCCGCGAGGCATACCCGGGCGACGTGTTCTACCTGCACTCCCGCCTGCTCGAGCGCGCAGCCAAGCTTAACGACGAGCTCGGCGCCGGCTCCCTGACCGCTCTCCCGATCATTGAGACGAAGGCGAACGACGTGGGCGCCTTCATTCCGACGAACGTCATCTCGATTACCGACGGTCAGTGCTTCCTGCAGTCCGACCTGTTCAACCAGGGCGTCCGCCCGGCTATCGACGTCGGTATCTCCGTGTCCCGTGTCGGTGGCGCAGCGCAGACCAAGGGCATGAAAAAGGTCGCCGGTAACCTCCGTCTGGACCTGGCCGCGTACCGCGACCTCGAGTCCTTCGCGGCTTTCGCCTCCGACCTGGACGACGCTTCCAAGCGCCAGCTCGAGCGCGGCCAGCGCCTCGTCGAGCTGCTGAAGCAGTCCGAGAACTCGCCGCAGCCGGTCGAATACCAGATCATCTCGATCTACCTCGCCAACGAAGGTGCCTTCGACTCCGTTCCCGTCGAAGACGTCCGCCGTTACGAGGCAGAGCTGCACGAGACGGTCCGCGCCGAGGCCCCGGAGGTCTACGACCAGATTGAAGGCGGTGTCGCGCTTTCCGACGAGTCCAAGGAGACTCTCAAGTCGGTCAACGAGCGTTTCGCCCGCGCCTTCCAGCCGACCGATGAGGAGCACGTCGTCCGCGAGCCGGAGGCGAAGCCCCTCGACGAGTCGGATGTGTCGAAGCACCAGATCAACGTTTCTCGTAAGTCGCAGAAGCGCGACTAG
- a CDS encoding ATP synthase F0 subunit C, with translation MNDIILAQAAEATEYTGLGAIGYGIATIGPGLGIGILVGKTVEGMARQPEMAGQLRTTMFLGIAFVEALALIGLVAGFLF, from the coding sequence ATGAACGACATCATCCTTGCGCAGGCAGCAGAAGCTACTGAGTACACCGGTCTCGGCGCCATCGGCTACGGCATCGCCACCATCGGCCCGGGCCTGGGCATCGGCATCCTCGTCGGCAAGACCGTCGAGGGCATGGCACGTCAGCCGGAGATGGCTGGCCAGCTGCGCACCACGATGTTCCTTGGTATCGCCTTCGTTGAGGCTCTTGCCCTGATCGGCCTCGTCGCCGGCTTCCTGTTCTAA
- a CDS encoding L-threonylcarbamoyladenylate synthase, which produces MPSRIYDCLDPQGRTDGIDAAAKAVRAGQCVVMPTDTVYGIGADAFNPDAVAKLLATKRRGPDMPVPVLVGSWTTIQGLVREFTDTAKTLVEAFWPGGLSLVVPEAPSLPWNLGDTRGTVLLRMPLQSVAIELLREVGPMAVSSANISGQAPPVSAVGARDQFGEAVQTYLDGGTSQVGTPSTILDISGPTPVILREGAVTPQQIGEVLNLDPEELRRKDR; this is translated from the coding sequence ATGCCTAGCAGAATCTACGACTGCCTCGACCCCCAGGGGCGCACAGACGGCATTGACGCTGCCGCGAAGGCTGTCCGGGCGGGGCAGTGCGTGGTGATGCCGACCGACACGGTCTACGGGATCGGGGCGGACGCGTTCAATCCGGATGCCGTCGCAAAGCTTCTTGCCACGAAGCGGCGTGGTCCGGACATGCCCGTTCCTGTGCTCGTGGGATCGTGGACTACGATCCAGGGGCTCGTGCGCGAGTTCACCGATACCGCGAAGACCCTCGTGGAGGCGTTCTGGCCCGGCGGGCTGTCGCTCGTCGTGCCCGAGGCGCCGTCGCTGCCGTGGAACCTCGGCGACACCCGCGGCACCGTCCTGTTGCGCATGCCGCTGCAGTCCGTGGCGATCGAGCTGCTCCGCGAGGTCGGCCCGATGGCTGTCTCCAGCGCCAATATCTCCGGGCAGGCGCCGCCCGTGTCCGCTGTCGGCGCGCGCGACCAGTTTGGTGAAGCGGTGCAGACCTACCTCGACGGGGGGACGTCCCAGGTGGGCACCCCGTCGACCATCCTGGACATTTCCGGGCCTACGCCGGTGATTCTGCGCGAAGGCGCCGTCACGCCGCAGCAGATTGGTGAGGTCTTGAACCTTGACCCCGAAGAACTGAGGCGGAAAGACAGGTAG
- the atpD gene encoding F0F1 ATP synthase subunit beta produces the protein MTTAQSFDGRNDEPTGAEDNVAASGAVENAADNATQARSAESTQNPQGSENGRVVRVIGAVVDVEFPRGELPELYNALHTSIELEAVAKTITLEVAQFLSDGLVRTIAMAPTDGLVRGAKVVDSGNPISVPVGDQVKGHVFNALGDCLDDPSVGQDGERWGIHREPPAFKDLEGKTEILETGIKVIDLLTPYVKGGKIGLFGGAGVGKTVLIQEMITRIAREFSGTSVFAGVGERTREGTDLFLEMEDMGVLPDTALVFGQMDEPPGVRMRVALSGLTMAEYFRDVQNQDVLLFIDNIFRFTQAGSEVSTLLGRMPSAVGYQPTLADEMGVLQERITSTKGRSITSLQAVYVPADDYTDPAPATTFAHLDATTELSRSIASKGIYPAVDPLTSTSRILEPGIVGERHYAVAQKVINILQKNKELQDIIAILGMDELSEEDKITVMRARKIQRFLGQNFFVAKKFTGDEGSYVPLEETIDAFDRLASGEFDHYPEQAFNNLGGLDDVEAAYKKLQEK, from the coding sequence ATGACTACAGCTCAATCTTTTGATGGGCGTAACGACGAGCCGACCGGGGCTGAGGACAACGTCGCAGCCTCCGGTGCCGTCGAGAACGCCGCTGATAATGCCACCCAGGCTCGTAGCGCTGAGAGCACGCAGAACCCGCAGGGTTCCGAGAACGGCCGCGTCGTGCGCGTCATCGGCGCCGTCGTTGACGTGGAGTTCCCGCGCGGCGAGCTGCCGGAGCTCTACAACGCTCTGCACACCAGCATCGAGCTCGAGGCAGTGGCTAAGACCATTACGCTCGAGGTAGCTCAGTTCCTGAGCGACGGCCTCGTCCGCACCATCGCCATGGCTCCGACTGACGGCTTGGTCCGCGGCGCCAAGGTCGTCGACTCCGGCAACCCGATCTCGGTGCCGGTCGGCGACCAGGTCAAGGGCCACGTCTTCAACGCGCTGGGCGACTGCCTGGACGACCCGTCGGTTGGCCAGGACGGCGAGCGCTGGGGCATCCACCGCGAGCCCCCGGCCTTCAAGGACCTCGAGGGCAAGACCGAGATTCTCGAGACCGGTATCAAGGTCATCGACCTCCTCACCCCGTACGTCAAGGGCGGCAAGATCGGCTTGTTCGGCGGCGCTGGTGTGGGCAAGACCGTTCTCATCCAGGAGATGATCACCCGTATCGCCCGCGAGTTCTCCGGTACGTCGGTCTTCGCCGGCGTCGGCGAGCGCACGCGTGAGGGTACGGACCTCTTCCTCGAGATGGAGGACATGGGCGTTCTTCCCGATACCGCCCTTGTCTTCGGCCAGATGGACGAGCCGCCCGGGGTCCGTATGCGTGTAGCCCTGTCCGGCCTGACCATGGCGGAGTACTTCCGCGATGTCCAGAACCAGGACGTGCTGCTGTTCATCGACAACATCTTCCGTTTCACCCAGGCAGGTTCTGAGGTGTCCACGCTGCTCGGCCGCATGCCGTCCGCTGTGGGTTACCAGCCGACCCTGGCTGACGAGATGGGTGTCCTCCAGGAGCGCATTACCTCGACCAAGGGCCGTTCGATTACGTCTCTGCAGGCCGTCTACGTGCCGGCGGACGACTACACCGACCCGGCCCCGGCCACGACCTTCGCCCACCTGGATGCGACCACCGAGCTCTCCCGTTCCATTGCCTCGAAGGGTATTTACCCGGCTGTGGATCCGTTGACCTCGACCTCCCGCATCCTGGAGCCGGGCATCGTCGGCGAGCGCCACTACGCGGTCGCTCAGAAGGTGATCAACATCCTGCAGAAGAACAAGGAGCTGCAGGACATCATCGCCATCCTCGGTATGGACGAGCTGTCCGAAGAGGACAAGATCACCGTCATGCGCGCCCGTAAGATCCAGCGCTTCTTGGGCCAGAACTTCTTCGTCGCGAAGAAGTTCACGGGTGACGAGGGTTCCTACGTGCCGCTCGAGGAGACGATCGACGCATTCGACCGTCTCGCGTCCGGCGAGTTCGACCACTACCCGGAGCAGGCCTTCAACAACCTCGGCGGTCTGGACGACGTCGAGGCTGCGTACAAGAAGCTGCAAGAGAAGTAG
- the nucS gene encoding endonuclease NucS — MRLVIARCSVDYVGRLDAHLPLADRLIMVKADGSLSVHADDRAYKPLNWMTPPCTIAEEPILDVDGDETGAQLWVVENPKGEQLRVTIEEIHSDVSFDLGVDPGLIKDGVEAHLQELLAEHITVLGEGYTLVRREYPTPLGPVDIMAKDPNGAAVAVEVKRRGNIDGVEQLTRYVEMLSRDSLLGEVKGVFAAQEIKPQARTLAEDRGITCVTLDYDELRGIESNELRLF, encoded by the coding sequence ATGCGTCTTGTTATCGCTCGTTGCTCAGTGGACTACGTCGGCCGACTGGATGCGCATCTGCCGCTCGCGGACCGGCTGATCATGGTCAAGGCCGACGGCTCGCTGTCGGTTCACGCGGACGATCGCGCGTATAAGCCGTTGAACTGGATGACGCCGCCGTGCACAATCGCCGAGGAGCCGATCCTGGACGTCGACGGCGACGAGACAGGAGCGCAACTGTGGGTCGTGGAGAACCCGAAGGGGGAGCAGCTGCGCGTCACCATCGAGGAGATTCACTCGGATGTGTCCTTCGACCTGGGAGTCGACCCGGGACTGATCAAGGACGGCGTGGAGGCGCACCTGCAGGAACTTCTGGCGGAGCACATCACGGTCCTCGGGGAGGGTTACACGCTCGTGCGCCGCGAGTACCCGACGCCGCTGGGGCCAGTGGACATCATGGCGAAAGATCCGAACGGCGCGGCTGTGGCGGTGGAGGTCAAACGCCGTGGCAATATCGACGGCGTCGAGCAGCTCACCCGCTACGTGGAGATGCTGAGCCGCGATTCCCTCCTCGGCGAAGTCAAGGGCGTGTTCGCGGCCCAGGAGATCAAGCCGCAGGCGCGCACGCTCGCGGAGGACCGCGGAATCACGTGCGTCACGCTCGACTACGACGAGCTGCGAGGAATCGAGAGCAACGAGCTCCGGTTGTTCTAG